A single region of the Nicotiana sylvestris chromosome 6, ASM39365v2, whole genome shotgun sequence genome encodes:
- the LOC104215956 gene encoding uncharacterized protein gives MAKTLLFFTIIPLLFTISLSSANPNPTPSEAHRELIKYGFPIGLLPQNVNGYALNKTSGNFVVSLGATCKITLPPDNYLATYSKKITGKIVENRIAELDGISVRAFFKWWGITGIRSSGENLVFEVGMVTAKYPSKNFDESLECEGKKHSSS, from the coding sequence aTGGCAAAAACCCTCTTATTCTTCACCATTATTCCTCTCCTTTTCACCATATCTTTATCCTCTGCAAACCCGAACCCGACACCGTCGGAGGCCCATAGAGAGCTAATCAAATACGGGTTCCCTATCGGGCTACTCCCCCAAAACGTGAACGGCTATGCCCTAAACAAAACTTCCGGCAACTTCGTTGTTTCTTTAGGTGCCACGTGTAAAATCACACTACCTCCGGACAATTACCTAGCTACGTATTCAAAGAAAATTACAGGCAAAATTGTTGAAAACCGAATTGCTGAGCTTGATGGGATTAGCGTGAGGGCATTTTTTAAGTGGTGGGGTATTACGGGTATTAGATCTAGTGGTGAGAATTTGGTGTTTGAAGTTGGAATGGTTACTGCTAAATACCCTTCTAAGAATTTTGATGAAAGCCTTGAGTGTGAGGGGAAAAAGCATTCCTCTTCCTAA